CCATACCGTGCCCCAACCAGTGTGGCATGGGGAGCATCCCTCGCGAGGACCTCAACAGCCACCTGAAGGAGAACTGCAGCACGGTGCCCGTCCTGTGCCCCTTCAAGGACGCCGGCTGCAAACACCGGGTGAGTGCCCGCCCTGGGGGCCCCCGCCGGCCTGGGGCGCCCCGCGCAGACCCCTCACACGGCCCCCCGCCCCGTCTCCCCGCAGTGCCCCAAGCTGGCGATGGGCCGCCACATGGAGGAGAGCGTGAAGCCGCACCTGGCCATGATGTGCGCCCTGGTGAGCCGGCAGCGGCAGGAGCTGCAGGAGCTGCGCAGGGACGTGGAGGAGCTGTCGGTGGGCTGCGACGGGGTCCTCATCTGGAAGATCGGCGGCTACGGGCGCCGCCTGCAGGAGGCCAAGGCTCGGGCCAACCACGAGTGCTTCAGCCCGGCCTTCTACACCCACAAGTACGGCTACAAGCTGCAGGTGTCCGCCTTCCTCAACGGCAACGGCAGCGGCGAGGGCACCCACCTGTCCCTGTACATCCGCGTGCTGCCCGGCGCCTTCGACAACCTGCTCGAGTGGCCCTTCGCCCGGCGGGTCACCTTCTCGCTGCTGGACCAGAGCGACCCGGCCGTCACCAAGCCCCAGCACGTCACGGAGACCTTCCACCCGGACCCCCACTGGAAGAACTTCCAGAAGCCGGGCACCTGGCGGGGCTCCATGGACGAGAGCGCCCTGGGCTTCGGCTACCCCAAGTTCATCTCCCACCAGGACATCCGCAAGCGTAACTACGTGCGCGACGATGCCGTCTTCATCCGGGCGTCCGTGGAGCTGCCCAAGAAGATCCTGAGCTGAGGCCGGGGGGCTTGTCCCTGCTGCTGAGGCCCGGGCCGGCCAGGCGGGCGGCTCCTGGAGGGGGGCGGGCCCCCCCTTTCTCCCCGCCCGCTGGGCTCCCACTGTGTCCCCCCGCCACACCCTCCCTCAGGTGCCTCTTCTCGGTGCTTTTCCCCCAGTTCCCCGCGCCCCGGCCCCCCGGGGGAAGGGCAGGGGAACCGCACACTGGGGTCTTCAAGGGCTtgaaatcaatgatcctatgagcCGTCTCCTTTCCTGGGGGGCCCCGACTGCCCACTGTACTGTACTGGGGAGCAAGGCGAGCGGCTTGGCCCCCCATCCCAAGAGCCATAGGGAGGAGAGGTGGGGCCGGAGTCAGCCACCGCTGGTGCGGTCAGCTCGTTTtaactcctccccctcccccacccctgaaGCTGTGCCCTCTGCGGTTATTTATTCCTCGGGTGCCCGGCGGGGCACAGCGGGGGAGCCCTGGTTTGTAATAAATTCTGGATTGTGTATTTATTAACTTTGTCCAGCCCTGCCTtgcttgggggggtgggggggaggccaaggaaaatggagaaaggcAGGCACTGACTTCAGGTCCTGGGGATGCTCCGCTCTCCCTGCCGCCCAGTCTCTGGCCCACCATGGCACGGAGGAGCTCAGCTTGAGGGATTTTCCCATCATCCACTTAGAGGCCCACTTCAACCCCTGGGATTCCCCGAGCAGGCTGACTGCTGCTGCCTTTCTCCCATTTCATCGCACTGGGCAGCAGCCCCCTCTGGCGGTCGGACGAGGAAGTGCCGTGCCTCGGGGGTGACACCTTGGATGACAACTTTCATTCAGGTTTCCTGGCTTGCTTGGGGTGCCCAGGACCAAAGTGATGGGGAGAAAGTGCCGGGCTGAGTCAGGAGGATCCAGCACAGACTCTAGCCTACTTGTTGGTCAATGGGCAAAGGGCAACCTACCTGAGGGAATGGAAGGCAGGGCTTTCTACTGTGGATGGGGGACACAAAGCCAGTCTACCCTGGAGAAGCTTACATTTCTAGGAAGGGGAGACCCTGGGGAAAGGGGGGGTTGGTTGTCAGAGATGAGGCTTTAGGTTCGTAAATGGCTCCAGACAAGCCCAGGGACTCAACCAAACTTCAGGGATGCCCAGGATCTTGGGTGAGAAaaacatccttatttcactctcaCTGGTTTCCTGTGCATTTTACGCATTTAAAAGCATCATTCTGGAAAAGGAGATTCACAGGCTCTGTGACCTAGAAACTGCCTAGTGCCCTGCTCCAATACCCCACCTCAAAGAGCTGTCTGAGATCCAGGCTGGGGCTTGGTAAATGACCAGTAATTAGAATGATTACAGAGTTAACTGGGGCTCCAGAGAAGGGCCCCCGATGACTGAGCTGCCAGAACACAGAAGCCAAGTCCACAGTGGGGTGTCTATACCGCGTGCTCTTCTCTAGCCCCACCAGATAAATGTCAGCCAGGAGCATCAGATGGTGATGACTCCGCCGGTCTGGAAGGAAGCTGACCCATCAGTCAAAGGTGGAGCAGACACACCGAGGCCCATACTGCTCCCACCTCTGATGAGGCGAGTGCCCTCCGGCAAACGGGCAGGGAGGCAGGGCCCTGGCCCGGGTAATAGGGAGCCTTCTGGAAGATGGAGAAATCCCTCAACCTCAAAACCACTAGCATCTTCTAGCAGCTTTTCTCCCAGCAGCCTGTAAAATAAGGCCAGACAAATACCTGAATTTGACAGGCCACTCAAGACTCAGAGGGGTCACTCCATCAAGTCATGGGCCACATCGATCAATggataaacatttaagtgcctcctgcaggcctggcactccatccacatATGCTATGGGGAAGGGGGATGGAGAACCTACATGATGTCCAGTTGCCCAGAAAGGCTTGCGGACGGGGTCCACAGATTCTCTTAGCACTCATCGCTGGAAGGTGTCCCGGAGACCATCCAATCCAACCAATCTCCTTTAGAAAGTCGAGGACCAGAGCCTTGGCCAAGGTGGGACAACGAAATCCTTCCTATAGATGATGGCCATTTAGGGATTAGGTGGGTGGTCAGTCTAGGTCATACGTGCAGAAGGTTAGAGCTGGATGGCAGAGATCATGGAATCCAGATGAGTGTCAGATCCtactattctttccttctctcctataCAGTTccacccccctccctccccaaagcACTCCTTGGGGAACAGGAGGGAAGCCCATTTCTAGAGGAATGCCCAGATTCATCAAATAGCCCTGCCAAAGCCAATGTCACACATGGACTCATCCCCATCTCCCATGGGGCCTCCAGGGGCCAGGAGGGCATTCTTGTCCTCAACTACTTCCCCAGGCTGAAAGCTGGGCAAGATGGCCCTGGGCCAGCCATACCCAGTGTTTCCAGAAGGGGGAAGCACTTACACTCGATGTAGAAAGGGTTTGGGTTTTCTCCAAACCAGTAGGCTGTGTAGCCCAGGATCACTCAACCTGATCTTTGTGCCTTCACGGCTAACCTTGTCCTTGGCTTAGGAAACCCCGCCATATGGGGGAGAGGGGGCCCAACACTACCACCAGTTCTGAAGGCCGGCCTGGAGTGGGGCTGGGAGGGACTCCATGCCGGGGCATTTAGCTTTTGCCTTCAGTTGTGCCATGTAGCCTTGGCCACCAAGGATTCAGTTTCTCCAGGCCGACTTTGCTTATGGGATAAAAACCCCACCGGCCTAGAGACGCTGCTCTCTTTGACCCTAGATGCCATTCGGGTGCCTCCTTGCCTTCCGGTGAGCTGACTTCATATTCAGTATCCACAACTCTGAAGTCCCTTTTACACTTTGGGAAGAATGTTATTTGATAGAAGTGGATGGAAGTCACTGGTGCGTAGTAAGCAGGCCTCGGGCATATATTAGGTTCACCTCCTCAGTCCTTCCCAGGGGTCACAAGTCTTCCCTATGTGGCCCTGAAGCAGGAATCTGTTTAAGCTCCaatctgggcctcattttcctcagcagTCTAACAGGAAGAACTAAAAGTTCCCACCCAAAGGCCCAACAAGTATCCCACAGACCAGAAGGAAGTTGGAGGCCCTGGAAGCACTAAACACAGGAGGGCATATTCTGGGGATACCAGGGGGCTGGGATGTGAATGGGCTGTATGTCTCCCATTGTGATTAGGCCCCTTTGCTCTTTGAGGGCAGCTTGATCTTCCTTGGCAGTGGGTCCTCCCCAGACTAAATCATCAGCTCCCCCGAAGGACCCTCCCCGACTGCCCCCTGAGACCCACCATACATTGCAGACAGCAGAAAGGGGAAGTTCAAACATAAGgtttttggctttgctttttttttttattatcattttttttattttcctgcagacaaaaatggaaaaaaaaaagttttctagtTTATACCCGTAGCACATGAGAAGCAGCTTCATATAACCAGAAGGGGTTTGTTTTTTATGAGATTACAGCAGCTGTCACAGGGTCCACATTGGGAGGCCTGCCCAGGCGGGAGCACAGAGTCACCTATCTGTCCTGAAGAACCCAGGAAGGTGCCCAGGGTTCAGCTAGAACAGCACAGGTGCTGGAATGGGACCAGCGAGGGGCTCCGGTCAGTCATGGTGCTCCCCTAAATGAAGCCCAGTGACAGTCAAAGCCCTGACAGGGAACTGTTCTGTCTGCCATGGCTGTAGCTCCCCGGAGGCTGGGGCTGTCAGTAGTTGTGGGATAGGAGGGGGTCTCTGTGTGGAAGAGGCAAAATAATAGGACTAAAACTTGAGAACCTCCCCCCCAAGAGGAAAGGGGTGATCTGGGCTGTCTCCAAGGGAACCTCTTGTCCTGAACTGGCTACAAATCTGACGTATTGGAAACTGTGTTTTAACCAGAAAATAAAAATCCACCTCAAACATTCACAGCATTAAATAAATAGGACAAGGTCAGGTGGTTAGGTTTTTTTACTAGTCATAATCATAagtaccccccacccccatcacaCCCATTGATCACCCCAGGTGAAGGGGGCAGGGTGAGGGAGGCAGGTAATGCTACAGTTTATGAACACTAGTGGGGATCTCCCTGGGCCAGGGCAGGGTGGGGGGGTGAGGCAGCCTCATGTTGGACCCTTATTGCtggtggggtaggggtgggggaagagattCGCCTGCTCTCTCCATGATCCCCAGAGAAGGGGCTGGAGGAGGGGGCCAGGGGGTTCACAGTACATGATCCATAGACATTGAAGGAGCCAAGTGGTTCAGCCCCTGCAACCCTGCACCAGGAAAAGGACTGGAGTCAGATGGTTTGGCTTTAATGCCCAAGAGATAAGTTCCAGTCTGATTTCTTGAAATGGGTGTGAGCCTGTTGTTTTGGctgggagggaaaaagaagggagagctGGAAAAGTTTTTCTCTTAACTTCTAGGAAGATCTTGCTTGCCTAAAGGAGActttggggtggtggtggggacgGTCGGGGAGACGGGACAGGACACACTGGAACTTGGCTTTGACAGAGGGGCAGTGGAAGAGCAAGGGATGGAAGAGGAGGGAGACATCTTGGAAGAGACCAAAAGACAAGCCTCCAGTGCTTCTGTGGGCCCTGACGGGGCCTTTACCAGTTTTCACACAGACTGCAGGAGAacaatcaaaaaacaataaattaggACTTCATGTTGCTATCATCATTTGGCATAACACAAtcaggcattttttttctttttttcttttcttaaatataagGCAACTCGCCAACACATAATTTAAAAACCAGTCTTCAGTCACATTGCTTCAGCTCACTAAAGGAGTTTCTTGCTAAAGAACAGTGGGTAGCATACCCAAACCCTCAAATCTTAAATACGGACGTCATCAGCTCACATTTACCCCGAGATGCAAAgagtgggggaagagaagggcaagaacaggagggagaggagggtcTGTGTGGTACATGGCTAAACTCAGAAACTCTAAAGAaacaggagggaaaagaaaaaaacaattaccCAACTAGGTGACTAAAACTCAAAAGGGGGGGTGCAGGGCACAGGGAGAAACGCGGAATTTGTTACAAAGAAATGTCATCTAAGTTTTCAGTGAtcgaaaacatttttaaagtctttagACAACTAGAAGCTACTTGATCGCAAAAGGTGAGTtggtgtgtttgtgtatgtgcgtgtgtgtgcgtgcgtgcttgtgcgtgtgtgtatgtgtgtgtgctggAGGTggtgacagggaagggaaggttttttcCGAAATCTGTGTCTCCAGATATACTAAAACCATGCTCCTGTTTGGTAAAGAAAGAGTTCAGAGCTTAAGGctttgtgtttggttttttttttccttttcttcctttccttctttaaacTGAGGGGCTGTGCCAAGAGGTGATGAGTGGGTGGCTGTGCCCTCGGGGCGGCTCACACACAGTGCTACTCAAACCCACACTACATTCATACAAAATATCACATTAAAACTTACAGTGTAGAGCAGTAGTCTTAGCCAGTGGACAGAGAAAGAACCAaatgtattttactttttgtaatggGAAGGGGCTTTAATTCCAAACTCCAGTGTGATCACCCCTCATCCCAGTGAGGAAGGTTGTATGTGAAATGAGTCAGCCAGCCAGGGGAGGGACGAACAGATCCTTCTTCCAGGGAGTGCGCTGCTTCCATTGCTCTTGAGGAGGACCAGGGACAGGCATCAGGCACAAAAATAAGACCAGATTGTGGAAGGTCTTAGATTTATAGATTTATGGTCATTACCAGACAGTGTTTGAACACCTTCTGTGCATGGTAAAAGCCCACCACAAATCCCGGCAGAGACCTGAAGTCAAACCAGAATTGCACGTTGGGGTGGGATGTTATGGAGTATTCTGAGGATCTAAGCTGAGGCCAGTAAGTGGGTCTGAGAAATCTTGCCTTGATttcaaagggagaagggaagcagAGGGGTCAAGCTCAGAAATACTGGGTGCAGGGGGACATCATAGCCTTCTGACTATGCTCAAATGGTGGGCAACATTGTGTATTAAGAAAAACAGGGTTGGGTTTTTGGGGGGCAGTGTTGGTGGAGAGGGAGGCAATGGCTGAAACGAGGCTAAAACAAGCCAGTTGAGCCTACTGTGCaacctggagagaagagaggacatGCTAAGGTATGTGGAGGGAACTCACTGGGGTTGGCTAGGGAAACCAAGGAGAAGCCTGTTTGGAGATGTGTTCAAAAACTAAAAAGCTGACACTTCGGGGGGCGGGCGGGAAGGCGAAGGACAAAGGTGGCCGCACTGTCGGATCGTCTCGGTCCTCTATAGGGCAGTGAAATAGAAAGGTCACAAAGGAGTTATGAAAGTTAAAAACAATTCACTCCAAATGAAGACTAAGCCTATGTGTACGTGTAtgtgtgtgcgcatgtgtgtgtgtgtgcgtgttgtGTGCGTTTTGTGTCTCGACCATAATGGCACCTATCTGTAACCAGGGTGCTGAATATGAAGATTCCGACTATCTGTAGGTTCGGGCGCTCGGCTGCCTGGGGGGCGGTGGGCCTTGCTCAGCATGGCCAGGCTCTGTTCCCGGAAGCAGGCCTGCTGGAAGTCCCCACTTAGGTAATCCACTGTTTGCATCAAGTTGTTCTGGCCAGGCACCGTGCCGGCCCCGGCACCCGCACGATAGTGGGCCCCGGCGGCGGCACAGTCGAGGGGTGCGCCCGCAGGCTGCCCACCGTGGAAGGGCATGGCGAGGTCCTGTGACCCGGAGCTGTCGCTGTTGGGTGTGGGCAGAATGTTGTTCCACAGGGGTTGGAAATAGTGCCCATTGGGGTAGGCCAGTGGCGCCGCCGGGCCATTGACAGGCGGGGACGGGGTGGGCTTCTCCAAGGGTGGTTTCAGGTGGAAGGCCTGGCCCATGCAAAGTTCTTGGGGGTAGGCAGGCGCCTTGCCCGTAAAGCCCGGCCCTGCCATTTCTCGCCCCGAGGGAAGCTTGCTCGCCAGGCCACCGGCAGAGCTGCCACCGGCCTCGCTG
The window above is part of the Gracilinanus agilis isolate LMUSP501 chromosome 4, AgileGrace, whole genome shotgun sequence genome. Proteins encoded here:
- the TRAF4 gene encoding TNF receptor-associated factor 4, coding for FTGEAFESHEGVCPQESVYCENKCGARMMRRLLGQHMMAECPKRTQPCAYCTKEFVFDTIQNHQHQCPRYPIPCPNQCGMGSIPREDLNSHLKENCSTVPVLCPFKDAGCKHRCPKLAMGRHMEESVKPHLAMMCALVSRQRQELQELRRDVEELSVGCDGVLIWKIGGYGRRLQEAKARANHECFSPAFYTHKYGYKLQVSAFLNGNGSGEGTHLSLYIRVLPGAFDNLLEWPFARRVTFSLLDQSDPAVTKPQHVTETFHPDPHWKNFQKPGTWRGSMDESALGFGYPKFISHQDIRKRNYVRDDAVFIRASVELPKKILS